A single Lolium perenne isolate Kyuss_39 chromosome 6, Kyuss_2.0, whole genome shotgun sequence DNA region contains:
- the LOC127309770 gene encoding tyrosine N-monooxygenase — protein sequence MLQGASSSLLVLLVVLTTITYYLVQRFRPKSRCSSSAAPLPPGPQPWPVVGNLPEMILNKPAVFRWIHLVMKEMGTDIACFRFGRVHVISVTCPKIAMEVFKKQDANFASRPLTFASSAAGGGYKEAVLSPVGDQWRKMRRMLVSEVVSPSRHRWLHDKRADEADHFTRYLYNKIAGGAAAVDVRHVARHFTGNVIRRLLFGSRYLGEPQPDGGPGRMERDQIDASFAVIGGLFSFCVSDYLPWLVGFDLDGHEKIVKEANATLDRLHDTAIDERWRQWKTGERKEVEDLLDVLVTHKDGDGNPLLTIEEVKAQTKVISYTAVDNPSNAVEWALAEMVNNPELLRIAVEEMDRVVGRERLVQETDIPRLNYAKACIREAFRRHPVDPFNLPHVALADTTVAGYRVPKGSHVLISRVGLGRNPTVWDEPQLFKPERHLEDDVEVVLTENEMRFISFGIGRRGCVATSLGTAMTVMLFARLLQGFTWSKPSEVTSIDLSESKNNLYMAKPLVLHAEPRLPVHLYNLQP from the exons atgCTGCAGGGAGCCTCCTCCTCGCTGCTAGTGCTGCTCGTCGTACTAACAACGATCACATACTACCTCGTCCAGAGGTTTAGGCCAAAGAGCCGATGCTCGTCGTCGGCGGCGCCGCTCCCACCCGGGCCTCAGCCGTGGCCGGTGGTGGGCAACCTGCCCGAGATGATACTGAATAAGCCGGCCGTGTTCAGGTGGATCCACCTCGTGATGAAGGAGATGGGCACTGATATCGCCTGCTTCCGGTTCGGCCGCGTCCACGTCATCTCGGTCACTTGCCCTAAGATAGCCATGGAGGTGTTCAAGAAGCAGGACGCCAACTTCGCGTCCCGTCCGCTCACCTTCGCCTCCAGCGCCGCCGGCGGAGGGTACAAGGAGGCCGTGCTCTCGCCCGTGGGCGACCAGTGGAGGAAGATGCGCAGAATGCTTGTCTCAGAGGTCGTCTCCCCTTCCCGCCACAGGTGGCTCCACGACAAGCGCGCCGACGAGGCCGACCATTTCACACGCTACCTCTACAACAAAATCgctggcggcgccgccgccgtggACGTCAGGCACGTCGCGCGGCATTTTACTGGCAACGTCATCCGTCGACTCCTCTTCGGCAGCCGGTACTTGGGAGAGCCACAGCCTGACGGCGGGCCGGGGCGGATGGAGCGGGACCAGATTGACGCCTCCTTCGCCGTCATTGGGGGCCTATTCTCGTTCTGCGTCAGCGACTACCTCCCATGGCTAGTCGGCTTCGACCTCGACGGCCACGAGAAGATCGTCAAGGAGGCTAACGCGACGCTGGATAGGCTTCACGACACGGCCATCGACGAGCGGTGGAGGCAGTGGAAAACCGGCGAGAGGAAGGAGGTTGAGGACCTCCTCGACGTTCTCGTGACGCACAAAGACGGCGATGGCAACCCGTTGCTAACCATTGAGGAGGTCAAAGCACAGACCAAGGTAATCAGTTATA CGGCGGTTGACAACCCGTCCAATGCCGTGGAGTGGGCTCTCGCGGAGATGGTGAACAACCCCGAGTTACTTCGGATTGCGGTGGAGGAGATGGACCGGGTGGTGGGTCGCGAGAGGCTTGTGCAAGAGACGGACATCCCACGGCTTAACTACGCCAAGGCGTGCATCCGCGAGGCATTCCGGCGGCATCCCGTTGATCCATTCAACTTGCCACATGTTGCACTTGCTGATACCACAGTTGCCGGCTACCGTGTGCCCAAGGGCAGCCATGTTCTCATAAGCCGGGTCGGCTTGGGGCGGAACCCCACTGTATGGGACGAACCACAACTGTTCAAGCCAGAGCGCCACCTGGAAGATGACGTCGAAGTGGTGCTCACAGAGAATGAGATGCGGTTCATCTCATTTGGCATCGGACGTCGTGGCTGCGTCGCAACATCGTTGGGGACAGCCATGACCGTCATGCTCTTCGCCAGGCTCTTGCAGGGATTCACTTGGAGCAAACCATCTGAGGTGACGAGCATTGATCTTAGCGAGTCAAAGAACAATCTATACATGGCGAAGCCGCTGGTATTGCATGCTGAGCCACGCCTGCCGGTGCACCTCTACAATCTACAGCCATAA
- the LOC127308638 gene encoding peroxisome biogenesis protein 16 has translation MDAYKLWVRKNRDLVRSLESLANGVTWILPERFGNSEIAPEAVYALLGIVSSVNQHIIETPNDGQEQSIPWPLVVSILKDAEAVVEVAAQHFVGDDRKWGFLAVTEAVKACVRLAAFRESGYRMLLQGGEVENEEEDIVADNHGVKSNGVPVIYPMNGHAQNGHEIGSNGLDGKPGFISKSLEGRAVAALNKFGQNAKMMSDPMWMTRLQPTPVLPVMEVEKPTLATIWSSKGVSGRLFMLGEAVHIFRPLVYVLMIRKFGIKSWTPWLVSLAVEITSLGIHSHATDLNHRAGKVHHLSSAERDELKRRKMMWALYVMRDPFFANYTKRHLEKAEKVLNPVPLVGFLIGKLVELVEGAQSRYTYTSGS, from the exons ATGGACGCCTACAAGCTCTGGGTGCGGAAGAACCGGGACCTCGTCCGCTCCCTCGAGTCGCTCGCCAAC GGTGTGACCTGGATACTCCCCGAGCGCTTTGGCAACTCCGAGATCGCGCCGGAAGCAG TATATGCACTTCTTGGCATTGTAAGTTCTGTCAACCAGCATATAATTGAGACGCCAAACGATGGTCAGGAGCAATCTATCCCATGGCCTCTTGTTGTATCTATACTCAAAGATGCGGAGGCAGTTGTCGAGGTTGCTGCCCAGCACTTTGTTGGAGATGATCGCAAGTGGGGCTTCCTGGCTGTTACAGAGGCAGTGAA AGCATGTGTCAGATTAGCTGCTTTCAGGGAGAGTGGCTACAGGATGCTCTTACAAGGAGGGGAGGTGGAAAATGAAGAGGAGGATATTGTTGCAGACAATCATGGAGTCAAAAGTAACGGAGTGCCAGTCATCTATCCGATGAATGGACATGCCCAAAATGGCCATGAGATAGGGTCGAATGGTCTGGATGGAAAACCTGGATTTATATCTAAGAGTCTCGAGGGAAGAGCAGTAGCTGCTTTGAACAAGTTTGGCCAGAATGCAAAGATGATGTCAGATCCCATGTGGATGACCAGACTCCAACCTACTCCTGTTCTACCTG TGATGGAAGTTGAGAAGCCAACTTTGGCAACTATTTGGTCTTCTAAAGGGGTTTCTGGGCGCCTATTCATGTTGGGGGAAGCCGTCCACATATTCAGACCACTTGTCTACGTCCTTATGATCAGGAAGTTTGGAATCAAATCTTGGACCCCGTGGTTAGTGTCATTAGCTGTGGAGATCACAAGCCTTGGCATTCACTCACATGCAACAGATCTAAATCATAGAGCCGGGAAAGTTCATCATCTCTCATCTGCTGAGAGGGATGAG TTGAAAAGGCGAAAGATGATGTGGGCCCTTTACGTCATGAGAGATCCATTCTTCGCCAACTACACCAA GCGCCACCTCGAGAAAGCTGAGAAAGTGCTGAATCCAGTGCCGTTGGTTGGTTTCCTCATAG GTAAACTTGTCGAGCTGGTGGAGGGGGCTCAGTCGCGGTATACGTACACATCAGGCTCATAA